Proteins encoded within one genomic window of Ovis aries strain OAR_USU_Benz2616 breed Rambouillet chromosome 1, ARS-UI_Ramb_v3.0, whole genome shotgun sequence:
- the EIF2B5 gene encoding translation initiation factor eIF-2B subunit epsilon isoform X2: MAATVVAPPGALASQVNKRSGGGQGGGGGSGGGAARGAEEEPPPPLQAVLVADSFNRRFFPISKDQPRVLLPLANVALIDYTLEFLTATGVQETFVFCCWKAAQIKEHLLKSKWCRPTSLNVVRIITSELYRSLGDVLRDVDAKALVRSDFLLVYGDVISNINITRALEEHRLRRKLEKNVSVMTMIFKESSPSHPTRCHEDNVVVAVDSATNQVLHFQKTQGLRRFSFPLSLFQGSGDGVEIRYDLLDCHISICSPQVAQLFTDNFDYQTRDDFVRGLLVNEEILGNQIHMHVTTKEYGARVSNLHMYAAVCADVIRRWVYPLTPEANFTDSTTQSCTHSRHNIYRGPEVSLGHGSILEENVLLGSGTVIGSNCSITNSVIGPGCHIGDNVVLDQAFLWQGVRVAAGAQIHQSLLCDNAEVKENVTLKPHCVLTSQVVVGPDIMLPEGSVISLHPPDAEDDDDDGQFSDDSGADQEKEKVKLKGYNPAEVGVAGQGYLWKAADMNMEEEEELRQNLWGLRINMEEESETESEQSMDSEELGSRAGSPQMDDIKVFQNEVLGTLQRGKEENISCDNLVLEINSLKYAYNISLKEVMQVLSHVVLEFPLQQMDSPLDPNRYCALLIPVLMAFYQLEILAEETILSWFSQREVTDKGQQLRKNQQLQRFIQWLKEAEEESSEDD; the protein is encoded by the exons GTCCTCTTGCCCCTGGCCAATGTGGCACTAATTGACTACACTCTGGAATTTCTGACTGCCACAGGTGTACAGGAAACCTTTGTCTTTTGTTGCTGGAAAGCTGCTCAAATCAAGGAACATTTACT GAAATCCAAGTGGTGCCGCCCAACATCCCTCAATGTGGTTCGAATAATTACATCAGAGCTGTATAGATCACTGGGGGATGTTCTCCGTGATGTTGATGCTAAAGCCTTGGTGCGCTCTGACTTCCTTCTGGTGTATGGGGATGTCATCTCAAACATCAATATTACCAGAGCCCTGGAAGAACACAG GTTAAGGAGGAAGCTAGAAAAAAATGTGTCTGTGATGACGATGATCTTCAAGGAGTCATCCCCCAGCCACCCAACTCGTTGTCATGAGGACAACGTGGTAGTGGCCGTGGATAGTGCCACAAATCAGGTGCTCCATTTCCAGAAGACCCAAGGCCTCCGAcgtttttctttccctctg AGCTTGTTCCAGGGCAGTGGAGATGGAGTGGAGATTCGTTATGACTTACTTGATTGTCACATCAGCATCTGCTCTCCTCAG GTGGCTCAACTATTTACAGACAACTTCGACTACCAAACACGAGATGACTTTGTGCGAGGCCTGTTAGTGAATGAGGAG ATCTTAGGAAACCAGATCCACATGCATGTGACAACTAAGGAATATGGTGCCCGGGTCTCCAACCTACACATGTATGCTGCTGTCTGCGCAGATGTCATCCGCCGATGGGTCTACCCTCTCACCCCAGAGGCTAACTTCACTGACAGCACAACCCAGAGCTGCACTCACTCCCGACATAACATCTACCGAGGGCCTGAGGTCAGCCTGGGCCATGGCAGCATCCTGGAGGAAAACGTGCTCTTAGGTTCTGGCACTGTCATTGGCAGCAATTGCTCCATCACTAACAGTGTCATTGGCCCTGGCTGTCACATTG GTGATAATGTGGTGCTGGACCAGGCCTTCCTGTGGCAGGGGGTCCGAGTTGCTGCTGGAGCACAGATTCATCAGTCTCTGCTCTGTGACAATGCTGAGGTCAAGGAAAATGTTACACTGAAGCCTCACTGTGTCCTTACTTCCCAG gtggTAGTAGGCCCAGATATCATGCTGCCTGAGGGCTCGGTGATCTCTTTGCACCCTCCAGATGCagaggatgatgatgatgatggtcaGTTCAGTGATGATTCTGGGGCTgaccaagaaaaggagaaagtgaagCTGAAAG gtTACAATCCAGCAGAAGTCGGAGTTGCAGGCCAGGGCTACCTCTGGAAAGCTGCAGACATGAacatggaggaagaggaggaactaCGGCAGAATCTATGGG GACTCAGAATCAAcatggaagaagagagtgaaactgaaagtgagcAAAGTATGGATTCTGAAGAGCTAGGCAGCCGGGCAGGCTCTCCACAGATGGATGACATCAAAG TGTTTCAGAATGAAGTCCTGGGAACACTACAGCGGGGCAAGGAGGAGAACATTTCTTGTGACAATCTAGTCCTGGAGATAAATTCTCTCAA GTATGCCTACAACATAAGCCTGAAGGAAGTGATGCAAGTATTGAGCCATGTGGTCCTGGAGTTCCCACTGCAACAAATGGATTCCCCGCTAGACCCAAACCGCTACTGTGCCCTGTTGATTCCC GTACTGATGGCTTTCTACCAACTGGAGATCCTGGCTGAGGAAACAATTCTGAGCTGGTTCAGCCAAAGGGAGGTAACTGACAAAGGCCAGCAGTTGCGCAAGAATCAGCAG CTGCAAAGGTTCATCCAGTGGCTAAAAGAGGCAGAAGAGGAGTCATCTGAAGATGACTGA
- the EIF2B5 gene encoding translation initiation factor eIF-2B subunit epsilon isoform X1, with product MAATVVAPPGALASQVNKRSGGGQGGGGGSGGGAARGAEEEPPPPLQAVLVADSFNRRFFPISKDQPRVLLPLANVALIDYTLEFLTATGVQETFVFCCWKAAQIKEHLLKSKWCRPTSLNVVRIITSELYRSLGDVLRDVDAKALVRSDFLLVYGDVISNINITRALEEHRLRRKLEKNVSVMTMIFKESSPSHPTRCHEDNVVVAVDSATNQVLHFQKTQGLRRFSFPLSLFQGSGDGVEIRYDLLDCHISICSPQVAQLFTDNFDYQTRDDFVRGLLVNEEILGNQIHMHVTTKEYGARVSNLHMYAAVCADVIRRWVYPLTPEANFTDSTTQSCTHSRHNIYRGPEVSLGHGSILEENVLLGSGTVIGSNCSITNSVIGPGCHIGDNVVLDQAFLWQGVRVAAGAQIHQSLLCDNAEVKENVTLKPHCVLTSQVVVGPDIMLPEGSVISLHPPDAEDDDDDGQFSDDSGADQEKEKVKLKGYNPAEVGVAGQGYLWKAADMNMEEEEELRQNLWGLRINMEEESETESEQSMDSEELGSRAGSPQMDDIKVFQNEVLGTLQRGKEENISCDNLVLEINSLKYAYNISLKEVMQVLSHVVLEFPLQQMDSPLDPNRYCALLIPLLKAWSPVFRNYIKRAADHLESLAAIEDFFLEHEALSTSMAKVLMAFYQLEILAEETILSWFSQREVTDKGQQLRKNQQLQRFIQWLKEAEEESSEDD from the exons GTCCTCTTGCCCCTGGCCAATGTGGCACTAATTGACTACACTCTGGAATTTCTGACTGCCACAGGTGTACAGGAAACCTTTGTCTTTTGTTGCTGGAAAGCTGCTCAAATCAAGGAACATTTACT GAAATCCAAGTGGTGCCGCCCAACATCCCTCAATGTGGTTCGAATAATTACATCAGAGCTGTATAGATCACTGGGGGATGTTCTCCGTGATGTTGATGCTAAAGCCTTGGTGCGCTCTGACTTCCTTCTGGTGTATGGGGATGTCATCTCAAACATCAATATTACCAGAGCCCTGGAAGAACACAG GTTAAGGAGGAAGCTAGAAAAAAATGTGTCTGTGATGACGATGATCTTCAAGGAGTCATCCCCCAGCCACCCAACTCGTTGTCATGAGGACAACGTGGTAGTGGCCGTGGATAGTGCCACAAATCAGGTGCTCCATTTCCAGAAGACCCAAGGCCTCCGAcgtttttctttccctctg AGCTTGTTCCAGGGCAGTGGAGATGGAGTGGAGATTCGTTATGACTTACTTGATTGTCACATCAGCATCTGCTCTCCTCAG GTGGCTCAACTATTTACAGACAACTTCGACTACCAAACACGAGATGACTTTGTGCGAGGCCTGTTAGTGAATGAGGAG ATCTTAGGAAACCAGATCCACATGCATGTGACAACTAAGGAATATGGTGCCCGGGTCTCCAACCTACACATGTATGCTGCTGTCTGCGCAGATGTCATCCGCCGATGGGTCTACCCTCTCACCCCAGAGGCTAACTTCACTGACAGCACAACCCAGAGCTGCACTCACTCCCGACATAACATCTACCGAGGGCCTGAGGTCAGCCTGGGCCATGGCAGCATCCTGGAGGAAAACGTGCTCTTAGGTTCTGGCACTGTCATTGGCAGCAATTGCTCCATCACTAACAGTGTCATTGGCCCTGGCTGTCACATTG GTGATAATGTGGTGCTGGACCAGGCCTTCCTGTGGCAGGGGGTCCGAGTTGCTGCTGGAGCACAGATTCATCAGTCTCTGCTCTGTGACAATGCTGAGGTCAAGGAAAATGTTACACTGAAGCCTCACTGTGTCCTTACTTCCCAG gtggTAGTAGGCCCAGATATCATGCTGCCTGAGGGCTCGGTGATCTCTTTGCACCCTCCAGATGCagaggatgatgatgatgatggtcaGTTCAGTGATGATTCTGGGGCTgaccaagaaaaggagaaagtgaagCTGAAAG gtTACAATCCAGCAGAAGTCGGAGTTGCAGGCCAGGGCTACCTCTGGAAAGCTGCAGACATGAacatggaggaagaggaggaactaCGGCAGAATCTATGGG GACTCAGAATCAAcatggaagaagagagtgaaactgaaagtgagcAAAGTATGGATTCTGAAGAGCTAGGCAGCCGGGCAGGCTCTCCACAGATGGATGACATCAAAG TGTTTCAGAATGAAGTCCTGGGAACACTACAGCGGGGCAAGGAGGAGAACATTTCTTGTGACAATCTAGTCCTGGAGATAAATTCTCTCAA GTATGCCTACAACATAAGCCTGAAGGAAGTGATGCAAGTATTGAGCCATGTGGTCCTGGAGTTCCCACTGCAACAAATGGATTCCCCGCTAGACCCAAACCGCTACTGTGCCCTGTTGATTCCC TTGCTCAAGGCCTGGAGCCCTGTCTTTAGGAACTACATAAAGCGCGCCGCTGATCATTTGGAATCTTTGGCAGCCATTGAGGACTTCTTTTTGGAGCATGAAGCTCTTAGCACTTCCATGGCCAAG GTACTGATGGCTTTCTACCAACTGGAGATCCTGGCTGAGGAAACAATTCTGAGCTGGTTCAGCCAAAGGGAGGTAACTGACAAAGGCCAGCAGTTGCGCAAGAATCAGCAG CTGCAAAGGTTCATCCAGTGGCTAAAAGAGGCAGAAGAGGAGTCATCTGAAGATGACTGA